The genomic interval TACTTTGAAAAAGACTATAAAGCCCTTTCTGAAATACCTAGAGAAATAAAAGGTAAGTACTTCTGTAAAAGAATGTCATGTTACGTGCACATCTCTCTGAAAACCATTAGGCAGGAGATCACTGGAAGAATCAATGAAGAATTCTGATGCTTGCACCACATACAGCGAGCCTCCATGTAGGCAAGAGCTATGTATGGGGACTCTTTGGGTGTGTTAAATTGGCGACGGACACCAGGAGCAGTCCTGCCACCGGGAACAAACAAGACGTTCCAAAAACAGTGAATAATGCTTGCTGAAGTGATCGCCAAGAAATGACCACCTTTCATGACCTTCCCGGCAACTGCAGTACCACGAAAATTGGTGTGTATTAAAGCCGCACCAAAAAATGATCGATTTTTTGGTTGCCTGCTTGTGCTTTTCAAGGTTCCAAGAAAAGAAGGGGTGGCGAAGCCCAGCCCTTGGTGGAAGTGCGGGCCCGAGAACCAGAAGTGAGGGGGGCGGGCCTGCGCCCAACAGGCAATAGAAGGATGAGGCCTGAGCCTACGATCTGCGCAGGCGCACACGCGGATGCGCGCGCCTGCGGGGAGGACgtgcggggcggggtgggggggcgggaaaCGCTTGCATTCACATCCGGGCCATCCGCTGCAGCGCGAGGCGAGCGAGATCCAGCGCGGTGGCCGCTCGAACAGCGTTAGGTCTTTCCCTAAACGCAGGTACTTTGCGGGCTGCTTCTTCGGGGGCGGGTGTCTTGGTGTCCTTTTTGAGGTGAGGCTGGTCGCGCCACTGTGGAGTGGCCGCGTTTGCAAGAATGCTCGTCGATACTGCAGACAGGGTTTTCACCCGGTTCATCCGCTCActtaggttttctcttctcttaggGCCCCCATTTTGTTTTGTACCGCAATGCAGCAGGCTCTAGAAAGAGCTTTGGATCGTGCGGAGTATGTCATTGCAAGTGCCCAACAGAGACCTCCGGAAAGGAAATACCCATCTAATGGGGAGAAGTCTCTCTATGAAAAACTTTATGACATTTATGTTGAAGAATGTGAAAAGGAGCCTGAGGTTACGGAGGAATTAAGAAGCAATGTGAACCTGTTAGAGAAGCTTCTTAGGAGAGAGTCGTTGCCGTGTTTGGTGGTCAACCTGTACCCAGGAAAAGAGGGCTATTCGCTGATGCTCAAGGGGGAACATGGATCATCTGCAGAGACCATTCGACTGCCCTATGAAGAAGGGGAATTGCTCGAATACTTGGATGCAGAAGAATTACCTCCTGTTTTGGTGGATTTCCTGGAAAAGTCTCAGGTTAACGTTTTTCATCGTGGGTGTGTCATAGCAGAAATACGGGACTACAGGCAGTCCAGCGGCAGGGAACCTCCCCATTACCAAAGCAGGCATATTCTCTTACGTCCCACGATGCAGACTTTAGCCTGCGATGTAGAGGCCATAGCCAGCGATAACCAGAATTGGACCCAGGAGGACAAACTTTTGCTTGAGAGCCAACTGATCTTAGCTACAGCTGAACCACTGTGTCTAGACCCTTCTATATCAGTGGTCTGCACTGAAAACAGACTGCTCtataacaaacaaaagctgaacaCTCTTCCCATGAAAAGGAACTTCAAGAGGCATTCTATGGCCTCTCTGAATCGGCAGCAGGAGCTGTCTCGTCCACCTCCTCCTGAGCTAAGAGCCCTGACTTCCTgcaaaagaataagagaaagtaaaacagGTGGGAATTCCG from Balaenoptera musculus isolate JJ_BM4_2016_0621 chromosome X, mBalMus1.pri.v3, whole genome shotgun sequence carries:
- the LOC118888970 gene encoding transcription factor SPT20 homolog, producing the protein MQQALERALDRAEYVIASAQQRPPERKYPSNGEKSLYEKLYDIYVEECEKEPEVTEELRSNVNLLEKLLRRESLPCLVVNLYPGKEGYSLMLKGEHGSSAETIRLPYEEGELLEYLDAEELPPVLVDFLEKSQVNVFHRGCVIAEIRDYRQSSGREPPHYQSRHILLRPTMQTLACDVEAIASDNQNWTQEDKLLLESQLILATAEPLCLDPSISVVCTENRLLYNKQKLNTLPMKRNFKRHSMASLNRQQELSRPPPPELRALTSCKRIRESKTGGNSGLKTFKAGSCVDTWKQRPCDLAVPSQVDVEKYAKGKKSVGYDDSQPTVWPVHEVQGGLAFGCEAGYQSQATRLTVRQLTDNSLASGKGSGKEATWERQLSPPHPSADGHPCSFLPRPKTDAGRVVSRPEESVQKSTQCPVQMSHSSSGSAGLGQPSPGKEPEQPKTGWVQSSVPGRGAKHPAPPMRLPGRSGRSSWGDSLSSQQAGSSQPCPSPGPAPKPPGLSQKSSVELSPVSTLPATALSTAGSSRTTPDARVTVTSVGVEVTRRFRCF